From Anopheles coluzzii chromosome 3, AcolN3, whole genome shotgun sequence, the proteins below share one genomic window:
- the LOC120956000 gene encoding uncharacterized protein LOC120956000, whose translation MKQVCIILAVLLCTAAVADAMVFAYAPTCARCKSIGARYCGYGYLNRKGVSCDGQTTINSCEDCKRKFGRCSDGFITECFL comes from the exons ATGAAGCAGGTGTGCATTATTCTGGCAGTGCTGCTGTGCACGGCAGCCGTTGCGGATGCAATGGTGTTTGCTTAC GCGCCGACTTGTGCGAGATGTAAAAGCATCGGGGCACGCTACTGTGGCTACGGCTATCTCAACCGGAAGGGCGTTTCGTGCGACGGACAG ACGACCATCAATAGCTGTGAGGACTGCAAGCGAAAGTTTGGCCGCTGTTCAGACGGCTTTATTACAGAATGTTTCTTGTGA